From a region of the Aeoliella mucimassa genome:
- a CDS encoding DEAD/DEAH box helicase, whose protein sequence is MDVFDLHKHVVDDYANYTNSFIRISDERIAKAVQQDISEGLLWPEPLLQLNPSFASGKRIDQLISEGLLHEDCGRIFRIKRDDNDMGRELRLHIHQEQAIRKAAAGEPYVLTTGTGSGKSLSYIVPIVDHVLRSGSGSGIKAIVVYPMNALANSQREELDKFLTRGFGEGQQLVTFARYTGQEGEQERERILNHPPDILLTNYVMLELILTRIEERRLVEQARTLRFLVFDELHTYRGRQGADVAMLVRRCREAFQSQSMRCVGTSATMASTGDSVEQARVVATVVSQIFGEEVPTENVIGETLRRTTNEYDFQSPDIVSRLQATIESPSKPDTEYDAFREQPLASWIEETFGLRREEGTDKLVRQTPQPLKGDTGVATKLAELTGCNVEACEAALQTYLYAGSECRDPETNFPVFAFRLHQFITRGDTAWASLESEDERIITLRGQQFVPGDRNKVLLPLVFCRHCGHPYYRVDRPTHGQESPVVPREDFGRTVSVNVESGYLYLSATNPWPEDAAEWVSRVPEDWVEQRRGGPVIKRNKPVPELMSLGTTGEPEPNGLRVAFVKAPFQFCLNPECGVAYNARQSSDVSKLATIGVDGRSTATTILALSTILKLRVDESLDSEAKKLLSFTDNRQDASLQAGHFNDFVEVGLIRSALYRAMTRIGEEGLRYDDLVHHVERALDLPAHLFANDPELRGPALEESRRALRSVLAYYLYRDLERGWRVTSPNLEQCGLLFIDYLALDEVAADKETWESPNSHAVLAAASVEQRIKVIRVLLDHLRRSLIIKEDSLNFNYQERISDQSRQRLREPWVIEIAGDMVKAGVAWPRSRMDRERQEDLCISPRSNFGQLLKRELPNLGESLRLEDLGDIILALFRCLKPWGLVEEVRSPRDGSQVPGYQLPASVMQWKPGDGSQPMFDPLRITHQSETDNTGNDYFTELYKSFADLGSGLEGREHTAQVQADVRQEREEQFRRAELPILFCSPTMELGVDIAQLNVVNMRNVPPTPANYAQRSGRAGRGGQPALVYTYCSGFSPHDKYYFRHPERMVAGAVTAPRLDLLNRDLVEAHVHATWLSEAKLNLGTTLAELLVVSEEDLSLPLNDRTKEVLVDAGPKLRAQQRARRLLESIGPELRDAPWYRDDWLDDVLTRLPQRFDEACNRWRSLYKAAVQQRQHQNRIIGDHSRTQIDRDRAKRLRAQAETQIALLTNSQNAFEGDFYSYRYFASEGFLPGYNFPRLPLSAFIPARRGRRGKDEFLSRPRFLAISEYGPRAVIYHEGSRYRINKVNLAFDEDSQEITQYVMKVCSDCGYGHFIESGPGVDNCENCGRPLEPTDEIRDMVRLQNVTAKRADRITSDEEERQRVGYEIRSTFRFSTVNGEPDFRKAEVKIGEGRVATMRYGDAAEIWRINVGWRKRRHENEHGFLLDVERGYWASNRDVEDNDTEDPMNQARVKRVVPYVQDNRNALTFELETRQNVEFMATLQAAIKQGIQQVYQLEPNELAVDPLPSPDDRRILFFYEASEGGAGVLRQVAEEPNALAEVARAALNVCHFNPETGEDEGGDDCEAACYDCLLEYGNQPDHRSIDRSLVANLLLELTQAVTEVSGSRRTRADHLDELMRACDSQLERRWLQQVHQSQLRLPTHAQHLISSCSTRPDFYYNGVNTVVYIDGPVHDEPDQKAEDEAITDRLMDAGYLVIRFHHAADWNAIFDQYADVFGQRRGV, encoded by the coding sequence GGATATCTCAGAGGGCCTGCTCTGGCCTGAACCCCTGTTGCAACTCAACCCGTCGTTTGCTTCAGGCAAGCGGATTGATCAGCTCATTTCCGAAGGTCTGCTGCACGAGGACTGCGGCCGCATCTTCCGTATCAAGCGAGACGATAATGATATGGGTCGCGAGCTAAGGCTTCACATCCACCAGGAACAAGCCATTCGCAAAGCAGCCGCTGGCGAGCCCTACGTACTTACGACTGGTACCGGCTCGGGAAAAAGCCTTTCCTACATTGTCCCTATCGTAGACCACGTACTTCGTTCCGGGAGCGGGAGTGGCATCAAGGCCATCGTTGTCTACCCGATGAATGCATTAGCGAACAGCCAACGCGAGGAACTAGATAAGTTCCTCACGCGTGGATTTGGGGAAGGCCAGCAGCTGGTGACCTTCGCTCGCTACACCGGACAAGAGGGCGAACAAGAACGGGAACGAATTCTCAATCACCCACCAGACATCTTGCTCACGAACTATGTGATGCTGGAACTCATCCTGACCCGCATCGAAGAGCGTCGACTCGTCGAGCAGGCACGCACGCTACGTTTTCTCGTGTTCGATGAACTGCACACATACCGGGGAAGGCAGGGAGCGGACGTGGCAATGCTCGTCCGCCGTTGCCGCGAAGCTTTTCAAAGCCAATCGATGCGATGCGTGGGGACTTCGGCCACGATGGCCTCGACTGGCGACTCGGTCGAACAGGCCCGCGTCGTCGCCACGGTTGTCTCGCAGATTTTCGGTGAGGAAGTCCCGACTGAAAACGTCATCGGAGAGACGCTCCGCCGCACCACGAACGAGTATGATTTCCAATCCCCCGATATTGTCTCCCGCCTTCAAGCGACCATCGAGTCCCCATCTAAACCAGACACGGAGTACGACGCTTTCCGTGAGCAGCCGCTCGCTTCATGGATTGAAGAGACCTTCGGACTGAGGAGAGAAGAGGGGACTGATAAGCTGGTCCGGCAAACGCCACAACCCTTGAAAGGTGATACCGGCGTCGCCACCAAGCTTGCCGAGCTGACCGGCTGCAATGTTGAGGCCTGCGAGGCTGCTTTGCAGACCTATCTGTATGCGGGGAGCGAATGCCGCGACCCCGAAACGAACTTTCCCGTGTTTGCGTTCCGCCTTCATCAATTCATTACGCGTGGCGATACGGCATGGGCATCACTGGAAAGCGAGGACGAACGCATCATCACTTTACGCGGCCAGCAATTTGTGCCGGGTGACCGGAACAAAGTCTTGCTCCCACTAGTCTTCTGTCGGCACTGTGGGCATCCCTACTATCGAGTCGACCGACCTACTCACGGCCAAGAGAGCCCCGTTGTTCCACGAGAAGACTTTGGCCGCACCGTAAGTGTTAACGTTGAATCAGGATACCTCTATCTCTCAGCGACGAACCCCTGGCCCGAAGACGCCGCCGAGTGGGTCAGCCGGGTACCGGAGGACTGGGTAGAACAGCGACGGGGTGGTCCCGTAATCAAGCGAAACAAACCGGTCCCGGAATTGATGTCGCTGGGTACCACTGGCGAACCAGAGCCCAATGGCCTGCGGGTCGCATTTGTCAAAGCCCCCTTTCAGTTTTGTCTCAATCCAGAATGTGGAGTGGCTTACAACGCTCGTCAGAGTTCCGATGTTTCGAAACTTGCCACTATTGGGGTGGACGGGCGAAGCACCGCTACAACCATTCTCGCCCTTTCGACCATACTCAAGCTGCGGGTCGACGAGTCGCTCGACTCGGAAGCCAAAAAGCTTTTGAGCTTCACCGACAACCGCCAAGACGCGTCCCTGCAGGCAGGTCACTTCAACGACTTTGTGGAAGTTGGGCTTATTCGTTCGGCTCTCTATCGAGCGATGACGAGAATCGGCGAAGAAGGCTTACGATACGACGATTTGGTCCACCACGTGGAAAGGGCACTGGACCTCCCAGCACACCTCTTCGCCAACGACCCCGAATTACGCGGCCCCGCTCTCGAAGAATCGCGACGGGCACTACGTTCGGTGCTGGCCTACTACCTCTATCGAGACCTGGAGCGTGGCTGGCGGGTTACTTCACCAAACCTTGAGCAATGTGGCCTGCTCTTTATTGACTATCTGGCACTCGACGAGGTGGCTGCCGACAAAGAGACATGGGAATCGCCTAACTCCCACGCGGTGCTTGCCGCTGCTTCGGTCGAGCAACGGATAAAAGTGATTCGCGTTCTTCTCGACCACTTGCGAAGAAGCCTCATCATCAAGGAGGACTCGCTAAACTTCAACTACCAGGAACGCATTAGCGACCAAAGTCGCCAACGTCTCCGCGAGCCGTGGGTGATTGAAATCGCTGGCGACATGGTGAAGGCAGGAGTGGCGTGGCCACGCTCTCGCATGGACCGCGAGAGACAGGAGGACTTGTGCATCTCACCACGCAGTAACTTTGGGCAGCTACTGAAACGGGAGCTACCCAACCTGGGAGAATCTTTGCGACTTGAAGACCTGGGGGACATCATCCTCGCGTTGTTCCGTTGTCTCAAGCCTTGGGGATTGGTCGAAGAGGTTCGCTCACCTCGTGACGGAAGTCAAGTTCCGGGGTACCAACTTCCCGCTTCGGTAATGCAGTGGAAGCCAGGCGATGGTTCACAGCCGATGTTCGACCCGCTTCGCATTACGCATCAGAGCGAGACCGACAACACGGGCAACGACTACTTCACCGAGCTGTACAAGAGTTTTGCCGATTTGGGCTCGGGGCTCGAAGGTCGCGAGCACACGGCACAAGTGCAGGCGGATGTTCGGCAGGAGCGAGAAGAGCAGTTCCGCCGTGCGGAGCTACCGATTCTGTTCTGTTCGCCAACGATGGAACTCGGCGTCGACATCGCTCAATTGAACGTCGTCAATATGAGGAATGTCCCGCCGACCCCTGCCAACTATGCCCAGCGGAGCGGACGAGCGGGCCGCGGTGGACAACCCGCGTTGGTCTACACATACTGCTCTGGCTTCAGCCCTCACGACAAGTACTACTTCCGGCATCCAGAGCGGATGGTCGCCGGAGCGGTTACCGCCCCGCGGCTCGACCTGTTGAATCGTGATTTGGTGGAGGCTCACGTCCATGCTACCTGGCTCTCGGAGGCCAAACTCAATCTCGGCACGACGCTCGCTGAACTTCTCGTTGTGAGTGAGGAAGACTTGTCACTCCCGCTCAACGATAGAACCAAGGAGGTCTTGGTAGACGCTGGTCCGAAATTGCGTGCCCAGCAGAGAGCCAGGAGATTGCTGGAGAGCATCGGGCCGGAACTCCGCGACGCTCCCTGGTATCGCGACGACTGGCTTGACGATGTGCTCACTAGGTTACCGCAGCGATTTGATGAAGCCTGCAATCGCTGGCGAAGCCTCTACAAAGCGGCCGTCCAGCAACGCCAGCACCAGAACCGTATTATTGGCGACCATTCACGCACCCAAATCGACCGTGACCGAGCCAAGCGGCTGCGTGCTCAAGCCGAGACGCAAATCGCTCTACTCACCAACTCGCAGAACGCTTTCGAAGGAGACTTTTACAGCTACCGCTATTTCGCCAGCGAAGGCTTCTTACCCGGATACAACTTCCCTCGTCTTCCGCTTTCGGCATTCATACCAGCTCGGCGGGGCCGACGAGGTAAAGATGAATTTCTTTCGAGGCCACGATTTCTTGCTATTTCGGAATACGGTCCGCGAGCAGTTATCTACCACGAGGGCTCCCGCTACCGCATCAACAAGGTGAACCTCGCCTTTGATGAGGATTCGCAGGAAATCACGCAGTACGTGATGAAGGTTTGTTCCGACTGTGGGTATGGGCATTTCATCGAGAGCGGGCCCGGCGTCGACAACTGTGAGAATTGCGGACGACCTTTAGAACCGACCGACGAGATTCGCGACATGGTTCGGCTGCAAAACGTCACCGCCAAACGTGCGGACCGCATCACATCAGACGAAGAAGAGCGGCAACGAGTGGGCTACGAGATTCGTAGCACCTTCCGCTTTTCTACTGTCAACGGCGAGCCAGACTTCCGCAAAGCGGAAGTCAAAATAGGCGAGGGTCGAGTCGCGACGATGAGGTATGGGGATGCGGCGGAGATTTGGCGAATCAACGTGGGGTGGCGAAAGCGAAGGCACGAGAACGAGCATGGCTTCCTGCTCGATGTCGAGCGGGGCTATTGGGCCAGCAATCGGGACGTGGAGGACAACGACACCGAAGACCCGATGAATCAAGCCCGCGTGAAGCGGGTCGTTCCCTACGTGCAAGACAATCGCAACGCCCTTACTTTTGAGTTGGAGACTCGCCAGAACGTGGAGTTCATGGCGACGTTGCAGGCTGCTATCAAGCAGGGCATCCAGCAGGTCTATCAGCTGGAACCCAACGAACTGGCCGTCGACCCGCTGCCGAGCCCCGACGACCGACGGATTCTGTTCTTCTATGAAGCCTCCGAGGGGGGTGCGGGGGTTCTCCGCCAGGTTGCCGAGGAACCGAACGCACTCGCCGAAGTGGCCCGTGCTGCGTTGAACGTCTGTCACTTCAACCCGGAAACCGGTGAAGACGAAGGGGGCGACGACTGCGAAGCAGCCTGTTACGACTGCTTACTCGAATATGGAAATCAGCCCGACCATCGTAGCATCGACCGGTCACTTGTCGCGAACCTTCTACTTGAGCTGACTCAGGCGGTGACCGAGGTCTCGGGTTCCCGACGCACACGGGCGGACCACCTCGATGAACTTATGCGAGCATGCGACTCGCAACTGGAACGACGCTGGCTGCAGCAGGTGCATCAATCGCAGCTCCGTTTGCCGACGCATGCACAGCACCTTATTTCTTCGTGCTCTACCAGGCCCGACTTCTATTACAACGGGGTGAACACGGTGGTTTACATTGACGGCCCCGTCCACGACGAGCCTGACCAAAAAGCAGAAGACGAAGCTATCACCGACCGGCTGATGGATGCCGGTTACCTCGTCATTCGGTTCCACCATGCGGCCGATTGGAATGCCATTTTCGACCAGTATGCCGATGTCTTCGGCCAGCGGAGGGGAGTCTGA